One genomic window of Halorubrum hochsteinianum includes the following:
- a CDS encoding DUF7113 family protein, with protein sequence MILVRGSGGGTDLTGTVFERGEEPPAYKGAPNEDAPYVWVCDSFYEVESGGSPLVVDGEEIRVAFEEPMPRGFDTRDQAVEAARDHVRTQFARIGVDPSDVEVEVSAADPA encoded by the coding sequence ATGATACTCGTTCGCGGCAGCGGCGGGGGGACGGACCTCACCGGAACGGTGTTCGAGCGCGGCGAGGAGCCGCCGGCGTACAAGGGCGCGCCGAACGAGGACGCGCCGTACGTGTGGGTGTGCGACTCCTTCTACGAGGTCGAGAGCGGCGGCTCCCCGCTCGTCGTCGACGGCGAGGAGATCCGGGTCGCCTTCGAGGAGCCGATGCCGCGCGGCTTCGACACCCGCGACCAGGCCGTCGAGGCGGCCCGCGACCACGTCCGGACGCAGTTCGCCCGGATCGGAGTGGATCCGTCCGACGTCGAGGTCGAAGTGAGCGCCGCGGACCCGGCCTGA
- a CDS encoding ATP-binding protein, with amino-acid sequence MTLEDFTEYTGDGDGEGDAAGDDADGDPTGAADAESGPGSATGSESAVDGGSAVDAGAAGGDPSGDAEGDAFAAYDATPAGSDAGLGVVSVSRGLRVAEDEEETSLKAFVTTDNREAVRLGKYLLIPYPDGERLFCRITALEYAQEFQSDDATEIHARRQMRRDEFAERDYKFVADLEPMSVVYGEGDDMKRRMTDRVPKPGAVAEEAADDAEIKTGLKIPDDGVFLGHLSVGGEKVRTAAEPPTVDYRVKDDYADGDPLAFRHTLVAGGTGSGKTHASKNVLRQYLDADRTYPMGDGRESRMAVVQFDPQDEYAQMHDDNPDLDDAFARRLEREGIAHGGHDDTVALVPRVANATYPGEGHRAERVEFTIPFSLAQDMPWLVAGSGLNDNQYPALLTLLNRFFDNYGDSGTYSQFLSYLDDPALKEELHESGRVHEATFDAVKRRVRGVPGGVFDQDAKPITELDHTLVRPGGLSVVPTYHLPTSRQKEIVVLAVAGLLIDDKLSNDPASDRIKETPLLVGMDEAHNFLADADNVQAQKVVQKFTEAAKQGRKERLGLFLITQDPQDVAESVFKQVNTKIVLNLGDEDAISSVNIPSNLAGKVPYMEKGQMVVYSPDNSEPVELIGLSECVTRHD; translated from the coding sequence ATGACGCTGGAGGATTTCACCGAGTACACCGGCGACGGTGACGGCGAGGGCGACGCCGCGGGCGACGACGCCGACGGCGACCCGACCGGAGCCGCCGACGCCGAGAGCGGACCCGGGTCCGCGACCGGTTCCGAGTCCGCGGTCGACGGCGGGAGCGCGGTCGACGCCGGGGCGGCTGGCGGCGACCCGTCCGGCGACGCCGAGGGCGACGCGTTCGCCGCCTACGACGCGACGCCCGCGGGCAGCGACGCGGGGCTCGGCGTCGTGTCGGTGTCGCGGGGGCTCCGCGTGGCCGAAGACGAGGAGGAGACGTCGCTGAAGGCGTTCGTCACGACGGACAACCGCGAGGCGGTGCGGCTCGGGAAGTACCTCCTGATCCCGTACCCGGACGGGGAGCGGCTGTTCTGCCGGATCACGGCGCTGGAGTACGCACAGGAGTTCCAGTCGGACGACGCGACGGAGATCCACGCCCGGCGGCAGATGCGCCGCGACGAGTTCGCCGAGCGCGACTACAAGTTCGTCGCCGACCTGGAGCCGATGTCGGTCGTGTACGGCGAGGGCGACGACATGAAACGCCGGATGACCGACCGGGTCCCAAAGCCCGGCGCGGTCGCGGAGGAAGCGGCCGACGACGCCGAGATCAAGACCGGATTGAAGATCCCCGACGACGGCGTCTTCCTCGGCCACCTCTCCGTCGGCGGCGAGAAGGTGCGGACCGCGGCGGAGCCGCCCACCGTCGACTACCGGGTGAAGGACGACTACGCCGACGGCGACCCGCTCGCGTTCCGACACACCCTCGTCGCCGGCGGGACGGGGTCGGGGAAGACGCACGCCTCGAAGAACGTCCTCCGGCAGTACCTCGACGCGGACCGCACGTACCCCATGGGCGACGGCCGGGAGTCGCGCATGGCGGTGGTCCAGTTCGACCCGCAGGACGAGTACGCGCAGATGCACGACGACAACCCCGACCTCGACGACGCGTTCGCGCGCCGGCTGGAGCGCGAGGGGATCGCCCACGGCGGCCACGACGACACCGTCGCGCTCGTGCCAAGGGTCGCGAACGCGACGTACCCCGGCGAGGGGCACCGCGCCGAGCGCGTCGAGTTCACGATTCCCTTCTCGCTGGCGCAGGATATGCCGTGGCTCGTGGCTGGTTCCGGGCTCAACGACAACCAGTACCCGGCGCTGTTGACGCTGCTTAACCGCTTCTTCGACAACTACGGCGACTCGGGCACCTACAGCCAGTTCCTCTCGTACCTCGACGACCCGGCGCTCAAAGAGGAGCTCCACGAGAGCGGGCGGGTCCACGAGGCGACGTTCGACGCCGTCAAGCGCCGGGTCCGCGGGGTCCCGGGCGGCGTGTTCGACCAGGACGCGAAGCCGATCACCGAACTCGACCACACCCTCGTGCGTCCCGGCGGGCTCTCGGTGGTCCCCACCTACCACCTGCCGACCTCCCGGCAGAAGGAGATCGTCGTCCTCGCGGTCGCGGGGCTGCTCATCGACGACAAGCTCTCGAACGACCCGGCGAGCGACCGGATCAAGGAGACGCCGCTCTTAGTCGGGATGGACGAGGCGCACAACTTCCTCGCGGACGCCGACAACGTCCAGGCGCAGAAGGTCGTCCAGAAGTTCACGGAGGCGGCGAAGCAGGGCCGCAAGGAGCGGCTGGGACTGTTCCTCATCACGCAGGATCCGCAGGACGTGGCCGAGTCGGTGTTCAAGCAGGTGAACACGAAGATCGTGTTGAACCTCGGCGACGAGGACGCGATATCGAGCGTCAACATCCCCTCGAACCTCGCCGGGAAGGTCCCGTACATGGAGAAGGGACAGATGGTCGTCTACTCGCCGGACAACTCCGAGCCGGTGGAGCTGATCGGCCTCTCCGAGTGCGTGACGCGGCACGACTGA